Proteins from one Streptomyces sp. NBC_00390 genomic window:
- a CDS encoding TetR/AcrR family transcriptional regulator, which yields MRRNLARRAALVDAAIELLARDGARGLTFRAVDAEAGVPKGTASNYFANRDDLLNQAGARIYERLRPDEATMEAMRTGPATRARTAQLVREMVERVSAFGTGYLALLELRLEATRRPALRALLTARVSEDVENSVSGHLAAGLPGDADAVRMIYLAANWLVVERLTLPGVFSEQQAGDLVAELVERLLPGPPAPSDPGSL from the coding sequence ATGAGGCGGAACCTGGCGCGGCGTGCGGCGCTCGTGGACGCCGCGATCGAACTCCTCGCCCGGGACGGCGCGCGCGGTCTGACCTTCAGGGCCGTCGACGCCGAGGCCGGGGTCCCCAAGGGCACCGCATCCAACTACTTCGCCAACCGCGACGACCTGCTCAACCAGGCGGGCGCACGTATCTACGAACGCCTGCGTCCGGACGAGGCCACGATGGAGGCCATGCGCACCGGCCCGGCCACCCGCGCCAGGACCGCGCAGCTCGTACGGGAGATGGTGGAGCGGGTCTCGGCGTTCGGCACCGGCTACCTCGCGCTGCTCGAACTGCGCCTGGAGGCCACCCGCCGGCCCGCACTGCGCGCCCTGCTCACCGCGCGCGTCAGCGAGGACGTCGAGAACAGTGTGAGCGGCCATCTCGCGGCCGGACTGCCCGGTGACGCCGACGCGGTCAGGATGATCTACCTGGCGGCGAACTGGCTGGTCGTGGAGCGCCTCACGCTGCCCGGCGTGTTCTCCGAGCAGCAGGCGGGCGACCTCGTCGCGGAACTGGTCGAGCGGCTGCTCCCCGGCCCTCCCGCGCCGTCGGATCCAGGGTCCCTCTGA
- a CDS encoding flavin monoamine oxidase family protein, producing the protein MTADVCVVGAGFAGLAAARQLAAAGRDVVVLEARDRVGGRVWNRELPGGTVVSAGGTWLGKGQERMFQLCRELGLEVYPQYDEGDHLVRLDGLDRRYRGGIPKAGPMALASLGLAFLRLNLMARRLPANAPWKARRARAWDARTLGQWLSHPLNVPSATAHTLIRSTMNLLFCADPAEVSLLGALVLARGGGGFGYYTDVRKTESHLVDGGAPELARRMAERLGPAVHLSSPVRRIVQNTTDVQVVSDALSVRARRVIVATPPVLAGRISFEPPLPAAHSHLRQRLVPGTIIRVHTEYPEPFWRQQQLSGQSLAPESLVPITIDQTPRSGTPGVLSSYAFGAGAVRLGRLEPKQRRDVWLDALAERFGPAARRPTAYLETDWSAQPWSLGGMVAHFPPGALTNYGSALREPVGRVHWASTESATLMHGLMEGAVRSGERAAGEVLAAADL; encoded by the coding sequence ATGACAGCGGACGTGTGCGTCGTGGGCGCCGGATTCGCCGGACTGGCCGCCGCGAGGCAACTGGCCGCGGCCGGACGCGACGTCGTGGTGCTCGAGGCCAGGGACCGGGTGGGCGGCCGGGTCTGGAACCGGGAGCTGCCGGGCGGCACTGTGGTCTCCGCGGGCGGCACATGGCTGGGGAAGGGCCAGGAAAGGATGTTCCAGCTCTGCCGGGAGCTGGGGCTCGAGGTGTATCCGCAGTACGACGAGGGAGATCATCTCGTGCGCCTCGACGGACTCGATCGCCGCTACCGGGGCGGCATCCCCAAGGCAGGACCCATGGCACTCGCCTCACTCGGGCTGGCGTTCCTGCGTCTGAACCTGATGGCCCGGCGGCTTCCGGCGAACGCCCCCTGGAAGGCCCGGCGAGCACGGGCGTGGGACGCCCGGACGCTCGGGCAGTGGCTCTCCCACCCGCTCAACGTGCCCTCGGCCACGGCACACACGCTCATCAGGTCGACGATGAATCTGCTGTTCTGCGCCGACCCGGCGGAAGTCTCGCTGCTGGGCGCCCTCGTTCTGGCGCGCGGCGGGGGTGGTTTCGGCTACTACACCGACGTCCGGAAGACGGAATCCCATCTCGTGGACGGCGGGGCGCCCGAGCTGGCCCGGCGAATGGCCGAGCGCCTCGGACCGGCGGTGCACCTGTCCAGCCCGGTCCGGCGGATCGTGCAGAACACCACCGACGTGCAGGTCGTCTCCGACGCGCTCAGCGTACGAGCACGGCGGGTGATCGTGGCCACTCCACCTGTGCTGGCGGGCCGGATCTCCTTCGAACCGCCGCTGCCCGCGGCACACAGCCACCTGAGGCAACGGCTGGTGCCCGGGACGATCATCCGGGTGCACACCGAATACCCCGAGCCGTTCTGGAGACAGCAGCAGTTGTCGGGGCAGTCGCTCGCGCCCGAGTCGCTGGTGCCGATCACCATCGACCAGACTCCGCGCTCGGGCACGCCGGGGGTGCTGAGCAGCTACGCGTTCGGTGCCGGGGCCGTGCGGCTGGGGCGCCTGGAGCCCAAGCAGCGCCGGGATGTCTGGCTGGACGCGCTCGCTGAGCGTTTCGGCCCAGCGGCGCGCCGTCCCACCGCGTATCTGGAGACCGACTGGTCGGCCCAGCCGTGGTCGCTGGGCGGGATGGTCGCCCATTTCCCGCCGGGCGCGCTGACGAATTACGGCAGCGCGCTGCGGGAGCCCGTGGGCCGGGTCCACTGGGCGAGTACGGAGTCGGCGACGCTGATGCACGGACTGATGGAGGGTGCGGT